A window of the Brassica oleracea var. oleracea cultivar TO1000 chromosome C1, BOL, whole genome shotgun sequence genome harbors these coding sequences:
- the LOC106316600 gene encoding LOW QUALITY PROTEIN: topless-related protein 4 (The sequence of the model RefSeq protein was modified relative to this genomic sequence to represent the inferred CDS: deleted 1 base in 1 codon), which translates to MSSLSRELVFLILQFLDEEKFKDTVHRLEKESGFFFNMRYFEDCITAGEWDDVEKYLSGFTKADDNRYSMKIFFEIRKQKYLEALDKKDHAKAVEILAKELKVFSTFNEELFKEITMLLTLTNFRENEQLSKYGDTKSARGIMLGELKKLIEANPLFRDKLQFPTLKNSRLRTLINQSLNWQHQLCKNPRPNPDIKTLFVDHSCGHPNGSHVPSPVTNHLMGSVSKVGGFPPLGAHGPFQPTPAPLTTSLAGWMPNPSVSHPAVSAGPIGLGAPNSAVSMLKRPRTPPTNSLSMDYQTADSESVLKRPRPFGISEGVNNHPVNVLPVTYPGQNHAHAAYSTDDLPKTVSRVLSQGSAIKSMDFHPVQQTMLLVGTNLGDIAIWEVGSRDKLASRSFKVWDLATCTGNLQASLASEYTAAVNRVIWSPDGGLLGVAYSKHIVHIYSYHGGDDLRNHLEIDAHAGNVNDLPAFSQPNQELCVVTCGEDKTIKVWSAVTGNKLHTFEGHEAPVYSVCPHQKENIQFIFSTAVDGRIKAWLYDNMGSRVDYDAPGRSCTAMAYSADGTRLFSCGTSKEGESFIVEWNESEGAVKRTYLGLGKRSAGVVQFDTLKNKFLVAGDEFHVKFWDMDSVELLTTTNADGGLPSSPCLRINKEGTLLAVSTTENGIKILANAEGSRILHSMANRGLESSRPPPGSVSKGPIVGTFGTPSSSTGMSLSMAERSGPGAAGTVMNGDTRSLSDVKPRIPDEAERSKVWKLAEISERSQLRTLRLPDTLLPGRIVKLIYTNSGGAILALAENALHKLWKWQKSERNLSGKANSNVPPQLWQPPNGVLMTNDTREGNKEDVVPCFALSKNDSYVMSASGGKISLFNMMTFKTMTTFMAPPPAATSLAFHPQDNNVIAIGMDDSSIQIYNVRVDEVKSKLKGHQKRVTGLAFSNVLNVLVSSGADSQLCVWGMDGWEKQASKQIQIPSGHSPNPLAHTRVQFHQDQTHVLVVHASQLAIYEAPKLENVKQWIPTESSGSVTDAVYSCDSQYIYAAFDDGSVSILTATTLQLKCRIGPSSYLPSNPSLRLYPATIAAHPSEPNQFAVGLTDGGVHVLEPPGPEGKWGMSPPPENGAGPSVSSAPGSDQQPR; encoded by the exons ATGTCGTCTCTCAGCAGAGAACTCGTCTTCTTGATTCTCCAGTTTCTCGACGAGGAGAAGTTCAAAGACACTGTTCACAG GTTGGAGAAGGAGTCTGGCTTTTTCTTCAACATGAGGTACTTTGAAGACTGTATAACCGCTGGTGAATGGGACGATGTGGAGAAGTACCTTTCTGGATTCACTAAAGCTGATGACAATAGATACTCCATGAAGATCTTTTTCGAGATTCGTAAGCAGAAGTACCTTGAGGCACTTGACAA GAAAGATCATGCCAAGGCAGTTGAAATCCTTGCTAAGGAGTTAAAAGTCTTCTCCACATTCAATGAAGAGCTTTTCAAGGAGATCACCATGCTTTTAACCTTAACTAACTTCAG GGAAAATGAGCAGCTCTCCAAGTATGGGGATACTAAGTCTGCAAGAGGTATTATGCTTGGGGAACTCAAGAAACTGATTGAGGCAAATCCTCTCTTCCGGGACAAACTCCAGTTTCCAACTTTGAAGAATTCAAGATTGAGAACCTTGATTAATCAAAG TTTGAACTGGCAGCATCAGCTTTGCAAGAATCCAAGGCCTAACCCGGATATAAAAACACTCTTTGTTGATCATTCTTGTGGGCACCCTAATGGTTCTCATGTTCCTTCCCCTGTAACTAATCATCTGATGGGCTCAGTCTCTAAAGTTGGAGGCTTCCCACCACTAGGTGCTCATGGT CCATTTCAGCCAACACCAGCTCCTCTTACAACATCTCTTGCAGGATGGATGCCTAATCCATCTGTATCACACCCTGCTGTTTCTGCTGGGCCTATTGGCCTAGGTGCCCCCAACAGTGCTG TGTCTATGCTAAAGCGTCCCAGGACTCCTCCAACTAATAGCCTATCAATGGATTATCAAACAGCAGATTCTGAAAGTGTATTGAAGAGACCCAGACCCTTTGGGATATCAGAAGGG GTTAATAATCATCCAGTCAATGTCTTGCCAGTCACATATCCTGGGCAAAACCATGCTCATGCAGCCTATTCTACTGATGACTTACCCAAAACTGTTAGCAGGGTTTTGAGTCAGGGTTCTGCTATCAAGAGCATGGATTTTCATCCAGTACAACAAACGATGCTTCTTG TTGGCACCAATCTTGGTGATATTGCAATATGGGAGGTGGGTAGCAGGGATAAGCTTGCTTCTAGAAGCTTTAAGGTTTGGGATCTAGCTACCTGCACTGGGAATCTTCAG GCTTCACTTGCTAGTGAGTATACTGCAGCAGTTAACCGAGTCATCTGGAGCCCTGATGGAGGTCTTCTGG GTGTCGCATATTCTAAGCATATTGTGCATATTTATTCATATCATGGTGGCGATGATTTGCGGAATCATCTAGAG ATTGATGCTCATGCTGGTAATGTCAACGATCTT CCTGCCTTCTCCCAACCAAACCAGGAATTGTGTGTTGTGACTTGTGGAGAAGACAAGACAATCAAG GTCTGGAGCGCTGTTACTGGAAATAAATTGCACACATTCGAAGGCCATGAGGCACCTGTTTATTCCGTGTGCCCACACCAGAAAGAAAATATTCAG TTCATATTCTCAACTGCTGTTGATGGAAGGATAAAGGCTTGGTTATATGACAACATGGGTTCTAGAGTGGATTATGACGCCCCTGGTCGATCTTGCACGGCAATGGCCTATTCTGCTGACGGAACTAG ATTATTCTCTTGTGGTACTAGTAAGGAGGGTGAATCATTCATTGTTGAATGGAATGAAAGCGAAGGAGCTGTGAAGCGTACTTACCTCGGATTAGGGAAACGGTCTGCGGGGGTTGTTCAGTTCGATACCTTGAAGAACAAATTTTTGGTAGCTGGTGATGAGTTCCATGTCAAATTTTGGGATATGGATAGTGTTGAGCTCTTGACTACAACAAATGCAGACGGGGGATTGCCG TCTTCCCCTTGCTTAAGGATCAATAAAGAAGGAACTCTCCTGGCTGTCTCAACTACTGAGAATGGAATCAAGATACTAGCGAATGCTGAAGGTTCGAGGATTTTGCACTCCATGGCAAACCGTGGCCTTGAAAGCTCTAGACCTCCTCCTGGCTCAGTTTCAAAG GGTCCTATTGTTGGCACATTTGGGACTCCAAGTTCAAGCACGGGAATGAGTCTCTCAATGGCTGAGAGAAGTGGTCCAGGGGCTGCTGGTACTGTAATG AATGGCGATACTCGAAGTCTGTCAGATGTCAAACCACGAATCCCTGATGAGGCAGAGAGATCAAAGGTTTGGAAGCTGGCAGAGATTAGTGAACGTTCGCAGCTTCGTACTCTGCGGCTACCTGACACTCTGCTACCAGGAAGA ATTGTCAAGTTAATATATACAAATTCTGGAGGTGCCATATTGGCATTAGCGGAAAACGCTCTACACAAGCTATGGAAATGGCAGAAGAGTGAGCGGAATCTTTCGGGAAAG GCAAACAGCAATGTCCCACCACAGCTTTGGCAGCCACCTAATGGAGTGCTAATGACAAATGACACACGTGAGGGAAACAAAGAAGACGTAGTTCCGTGCTTTGCCCTCTCAAAGAATGACTCTTATGTCATGTCAGCCTCTGGAGGAAAAATTTCCTTGTTCAACATGATGACTTTTAAG ACGATGACTACATTCATGGCGCCTCCACCAGCAGCGACTTCCCTCGCCTTCCATCCTCAAGACAATAACGTTATTGCTATTGGAATGGATGATTCCTCTATTCAAATCTACAATGTTAGAGTGGATGAG GTTAAAAGTAAATTGAAGGGTCACCAGAAGAGAGTGACTGGTTTAGCATTCTCAAACGTTCTGAATGTACTTGTTTCCTCTGGTGCTGATTCCCAG CTTTGTGTATGGGGCATGGATGGATGGGAAAAGCAAGCTAGCAAGCAGATACAAATTCCAAGCGGTCATTCGCCAAATCCACTTGCGCATACACGCGTTCAGTTCCATCAGGATCAGACGCATGTTCTTGTTGTCCATGCCAGCCAGTTGGCGATATATGAGGCTCCTAAATTAGAGAACGTGAAGCAG TGGATACCAACGGAGTCAAGTGGTTCAGTGACGGATGCTGTGTACTCATGTGATAGCCAGTACATCTACGCAGCCTTTGATGATGGAAGCGTGAGTATCTTGACGGCAACGACATTGCAACTGAAGTGCCGCATTGGTCCCAGTTCATATTTGCCTTCAAACCCGAG CTTGAGATTATATCCAGCAACCATCGCAGCACATCCCTCTGAGCCAAACCAGTTTGCAGTTGGGCTTACTGATGGTGGAGTTCATGTGCTCGAACCACCAGGACCAGAAGGGAAGTGGGGAATGTCTCCACCGCCAGAAAACGGTGCAGGACCTAGCGTCTCCTCAGCACCAGGTTCAGATCAGCAGCCGAGGTGA
- the LOC106339113 gene encoding uncharacterized protein LOC106339113 — protein sequence MNHSCFLSNIQTVEENVGADVWSELRESAVGVIIKLKELDYTWSAKCVHYFLVNQLAVASSYEIWSLLWDVGHEDFWVEMKVPISKGPKLNELQALFPIIRNWPREKRLMVGLLCLLSIGIFGISSNSRIPLHCAKRVMDATAFQRYPWGRVGFTSLVDSIKVLTYVGKKSYTLRGCVHALAIWIYESVPGLGEIYGQQIDGAEVPLLSWHGSRQRINFLNFCAQEKQQHQKVRVRHMILKPMEDRYPKWDEYEPPANLDNMIVDILNDQLNVKFWEVVPPSKYQKGKTHVSAPSVPDTVDESPSAKRKEKQTAPEMAESHSDMPINNTTIKKFLECVNNLNAKVETMDVSVAEKVSKILNAKVETMDVSVAEKLKNEMSILREEINVLKGKDDEKIPSNADNSKVQDDDDACSNTMEKKNKKTMPVKEDVKPLKKVKTEKAFSIPELNDQSVSTDDWENNLKWEKSVKCRQVLEALASGNSTVKRIITGVSKESYDPLSKVDPEKLEKDESGFADRSAEFYVKLIIPREAWPTKRYGWLHDSHMAAEMLMFHRRSMQSKSPYSSPRIAFLDRWFVQSWVNDYKKSDQTTYELADRYSMAFNGEYPEQFVTGKKWLADVDTLFLCHHVNGDHWVALRIDLVKEVIHVYDSIPSMVTDKKMHEECRPFTKMLPALLNKMVDGRTKRDKQFTNRRHKKIPKNEDPGDCGVYTLKYIECLALGYNFEGLSNQIMPALRLKMGVEIYEEVAMEDKEV from the exons ATGAACCACAGTTGTTTTCTATCCAACATTCAAACCGTGGAAGAAAATGTGGGCGCAGACGTTTGGTCTGAGTTGAGAGAATCAGCTGTTGGTGTGATTATCAAGCTAAAGGAGTTGGATTACACTTGGTCTGCGAAATGTGTTCATTATTTTCTTGTCAATCAATTGGCGGTCGCCAGCAGTTATGAAATTTGGTCTTTGCTA TGGGATGTGGGTCATGAAGACTTTTGGGTGGAGATGAAAGTTCCAATTTCTAAAGGACCCAAGCTTAATGAACTTCAAGCCCTTTTTCCGATCATCAGAAACTGGCCTAGAGAGAAGCGGTTAATGGTTGGCTTGTTGTGTCTTCTATCCATTGGGATATTTGGCATTTCGAGCAATAGTAGAATACCACTGCATTGTGCGAAAAGGGTGATGGATGCAACAGCTTTCCAGCGTTATCCATGGGGCCGTGTAGGATTTACCAGCCTTGTGGATTCCATTAAAGTTCTAACATACGTAGGAAAGAAGAGTTACACACTTCGTGGTTGTGTTCATGCACTGGCAATTTGGATATACGAGTCTGTGCCAGGTTTAGGAGAGATATATGGGCAGCAGATAGATGGAGCTGAGGTTCCCCTTCTGTCATGGCATGGTTCTCGTCAGCGTATCAACTTCTTAAACTTCTGTGCACAAGAAAAGCAACAACATCAGAAA GTTCGTGTAAGGCATATGATTTTAAAACCAATGGAGGATAGATATCCGAAATGGGACGAATATGAACCGCCTGCTAATTTGGATAACATGATAGTTGATATCCTCAATGATCAGCTTAACGTAAAGTTTTGGGAAGTAGTGCCACCTTCCAAGTACCAGAAGGGAAAAACTCATGTCAGTGCACCTAGTGTTCCTGATACAGTGGATGAGAGCCCCTCAGCAAAACGAAAGGAGAAACAAACTGCTCCAGAAATG GCAGAATCTCATAGTGATATGCCCATCAACAACACCACCATAAAAAAGTTTCTTGAATGTGTTAACAACCTGAATGCAAAAGTAGAAACCATGGATGTTAGTGTAGCTGAAAAGGTTAGTAAGATATTGAATGCAAAAGTAGAAACCATGGATGTTAGTGTAGCTGAAAAG TTAAAGAACGAGATGTCCATATTAAGGGAAGAAATAAATGTTCTTAAAGGGAAAGATGATGAAAAAATTCCTTCAAATGCTGACAACTCCAAAGTACAAGACGATGATGACGCTTGTAGCAACACGATG GAGAAGAAGAATAAGAAGACGATGCCGGTGAAGGAAGATGTAAAGCCATTGAAAAAAGTCAAGACAGAGAAAGCATTTAGTATCCCAGAGCTGAATGACCAATCCGTTTCCACAGATGACTGGGAGAATAATCTAAAATGGGAGAAGAGTGTAAAGTGTAGACAGGTGTTGGAAGCACTTGCTTCAG GGAATTCAACAGTGAAGCGTATCATAACTGGTGTCTCCAAGGAATCTTATGACCCATTATCTAAGGTGGATCCAGAGAAATT GGAAAAGGACGAGTCTGGTTTTGCAGACAGAAGTGCAGAATTTTATGTGAAGTTGATTATACCGAGAGAAGCTTGGCCAACAAAGCGATACGGCTGGTTGCATGACTCC CACATGGCCGCAGAAATGCTTATGTTTCACAGACGCTCCATGCAATCCAAATCTCCATATTCCTCTCCTCGAATTGCATTTCTGGATCGCTGGTTTGTGCAGTCATGGGTGAATGACTACAAGAAGTCTGATCAGACGACATATGAGTTGGCAGACCGTTATAGCATGGCCTTCAATGGAGAATACCCAGAACAATTTGTTACGGGTAAGAAATGGCTTGCAGATGTTGACACTCTCTTCCTCTGTCACCATGTCAACGGTGACCACTGGGTTGCTTTACGCATTGATCTTGTTAAGGAGGTAATACATGTGTATGATAGCATTCCATCTATGGTGACTGATAAGAAGATGCACGAGGAGTGCAGGCCTTTCACGAAAATGCTTCCGGCTCTGCTCAACAAGATGGTGGATGGGAGAACTAAGCGTGACAAGCAGTTCACCAACCGTAGGCACAAGAAGATCCCCAAAAATGAGGACCCAGGAGATTGCGGTGTGTACACTCTGAAATACATTGAATGTCTAGCTCTTGGGTATAATTTTGAAGGCTTAAGTAATCAGATTATGCCAGCACTGCGACTGAAGATGGGTGTAGAGATTTATGAGGAGGTGGCTATGGAGGATAAGGAAGTATAA
- the LOC106303919 gene encoding uncharacterized protein LOC106303919, with protein MDVNKNIVKTLARWCLLLQAIMISSNTVALKEPDYVNMNVTIRNAMTGLIRPEIVYRCQSKRKDYGWHRSKKPGMQFSFPIILIKGEIKIPAIHICNVRSVLGTATLVIENTYLDAEMCPKSSCAHVATPKGIVFRGLEWDFKTVFPKLKPVEYLELPWTPWPNRT; from the coding sequence ATGGATGTCAACAAGAACATCGTCAAAACCCTAGCTCGATGGTGCCTTCTCCTACAAGCAATAATGATCTCTTCCAACACCGTGGCTCTCAAGGAACCAGACTACGTGAACATGAACGTAACAATCCGTAACGCAATGACAGGGCTAATCCGACCGGAGATCGTCTACCGATGCCAGTCCAAACGCAAAGACTACGGTTGGCATCGATCTAAAAAACCAGGAATGCAGTTTTCATTCCCAATCATTCTCATTAAAGGTGAAATCAAGATACCTGCTATTCACATCTGCAATGTCCGGTCAGTCCTAGGAACCGCCACACTCGTGATCGAAAACACTTATCTCGATGCAGAGATGTGTCCTAAATCTTCATGTGCTCACGTAGCTACACCTAAGGGGATCGTGTTTAGAGGCCTTGAATGGGATTTCAAAACCGTGTTTCCTAAACTCAAACCAGTTGAGTATCTAGAGTTGCCGTGGACACCTTGGCCTAACAGAACATGA